In Glandiceps talaboti chromosome 16, keGlaTala1.1, whole genome shotgun sequence, a single window of DNA contains:
- the LOC144447368 gene encoding myeloid differentiation primary response protein MyD88-like, which yields MSSVCGSIELSDLSNDSMPITFLSRRSRNILSRYLNPNLRGKDWRDVADLLEYDYLTILNWERKDDPMGEVLRDWSTKRNSSVAKLKEVLVDLERDDILADIERSLERDIKQWKERVEREALEADTPVQVNEVTGSAQNYPNLPETDELRGITLRDHPTGPPETFDAYVCFCEEDRHIVMKMMSMLEKPPYGLKLCIDFRDLVPGTAYVTATAELITNRCKRIIIVLSPEFLVSEQCDFQAKIALTFSPGARMKRIVPMLYKRCEVPNILRHITICDYTKSDLQEWFWDRVYAALNLR from the exons ATGTCGTCTGTTTGTGGTAGCATCGAATTGTCGGATCTCTCCAACGACAGTATGCCAATAACATTTCTTTCTCGGAGATCAAGGAACATTTTATCAAGGTACCTTAATCCAAATTTGAGGGGTAAAGATTGGCGAGACGTCGCTGATTTATTAGAGTACGACTATCTAACGATCTTAAATTGGGAACGGAAAGATGATCCAATGGGTGAAGTTTTGAGAGACTGGAGCACAAAAAGAAACAGTTCTGTTGCGAAGTTAAAGGAAGTACTTGTGGACTTGGAACGGGATGACATACTTGCAGATATTGAGAGATCTTTAG AGAGAGACATTAAGCAATGGAAAGAAAGAGTGGAGAGAGAGGCACTTGAAGCTGATACACCAGTTCAGGTAAATGAAGTAACTGGTTCAGCACAGAATTATCCTAATTTACCAGAAACAGATGAACTAAGAGGAATCACTTTGAGGGACCATCCCACAG GACCTCCTGAGACTTTTGatgcatatgtatgtttttgtgaGGAAGACAGGCATATAGTGATGAAGATGATGTCAATGTTAGAGAAACCTCCGTATGGTTTGAAACTATGTATAGATTTTAGGGATCTGGTTCCAGGTACAGCGTATGTCACTGCTACTGCAGAACTCATTACAAACAG ATGCAAGAGAATTATAATTGTGCTGTCACCAGAATTCCTTGTAAGTGAACAGTGTGACTTCCAAGCCAAAATTGCTCTCACATTTTCACCAG GTGCTAGAATGAAGCGTATTGTCCCTATGCTGTACAAACGATGTGAAGTTCCAAACATTTTGAGGCATATCACCATCTGTGACTACACAAAGTCTGATCTCCAAGAATGGTTCTGGGATCGGGTGTATGCAGCTCTCAATCTTCGATAA
- the LOC144447714 gene encoding acyl-coenzyme A thioesterase 13-like, giving the protein MARNGALQLSRQILRVVADSHGFDRVAAKVSVVTAEPGRVKFEMPVCEEHSNKGGTLHGGMTATLIDMMTTVALMTTERAVPGVSVDMNITYMKAAFPGETITIDAKVLKAGKTLGFTTCDITNEKGALVAQARHTKFIGSS; this is encoded by the exons ATGGCTAGAAACGGCGCATTGCAACTTTCGCGACAAATCTTGAGAGTTGTCGCAGACAGCCATGGCTTCGACAGAGTTGCGGCAAAG GTCAGTGTTGTAACAGCTGAACCAGGAAGAGTCAAATTTGAGATGCCAGTTTGTGAAGAACATTCCAACAAAGGGGGTACTTTACATGGTGGAATGACAGCTACACTTATAGATATGATGACTACAGTAGCATTGATGACCACGGAGAGGGCTGTCCCAGGTGTTAGTGTTGATATGAATATCAC GTACATGAAAGCAGCCTTTCCTGGAGAGACAATAACTATCGATGCCAAAGTTTTGAAAGCTGGTAAAACACTAGGATTTACTACTTGTGATATTACCAATGAAAAGGGTGCTCTTGTAGCTCAGGCAAGACATACAAAGTTTATTGGTAGCTCTTAG